ttaataaatatatattcgcAAATTAGTCTTATTTATTgtttgtgaaaaacaaaatttaatgttcTCTGATTTGTATTGATTGAGAAATAAGAGCATTTTTTCGACAGTCCCGGCTTTTGTTCTTTTTATCATCTTCCAATTTATCTTTGCGAGAGTCCAATTAACCCCGATTGTTAAAACAAACCATCGAAGTATACAATCGAACTCCTCTTTACAATCATTTTAATTTGACACCGGTGAAACGTAAAATGAAACAACGAAActggatattatttaaataaattatttttataatttataacattttgcgATGTACAAAACtgaaatgttttatgttttgtattattgttgtaatttctcaaaacaatacaattgtgtcgtacctatattatatgtgttgtaTTCGCGATTTTCAATGCATTTGCTACAtctaattaatgttaaataatgttatacacttatgcaggtatattattattgtatttttaattaattattatattatttgataaacaaTTAGGTAGAATATTGCGTCGACATCgtcaaaatgaataataattgtgttactATGATAAAAGGCAAACAGTAAGTCGATtgtttacataaatacaattaggtacacaaaataaaaattataacaaccatattatattattatgtatcgtttatgtttttttccgATAAACGATTATACGATGAGCTTAATGACGTTAATAAAGgtgtaatcaaataaaatagctAAGAATATCAATGATGTGTCGTTGATCTCCAAAGGAAATTTTCGGGAAAAAACTTCAttgtgtgtaggttttttttgaacttttctCTCGATTCGTCGTCGGGGGACGGTTGattcaaaataactataaaataatggaaCATATTGGCGTAAGACACGGCACGTACTTAGAGAACACATTCTGACATCCCAAAAGTAGGCACGTACAGAACATATAGGTAAAtcctattttatattgtgtgtgcgtgtgcgtgtgtgagtgAGTGCGCGTGCGCGCCCGCAGCTTATAATATTGCTACAATATGGTTCGTCGATTTATTTTACCCGTATCGACAGGGTCCGCGATGTGTACCTGCGTCGGttgattttatatcaataataattggcaGAAAAGAAAGGAAGAATGAAAGGaaaccacaaaaaaataattcttcgaTACATCTCTCGGTCGACTTAGGCTTTTTCCGCTCCACGGAGTTTTTTTCCACTCGCACACGCCGCGCACGCATcaaatcatataggtacctatatacattatgtacacacacacacacacatatatataatatatagatgcatACCTccatacatacataggtaccttcctacataatatatatatataatataccggtCAAATAATATCCTGACATTTGTGTAGTGGGctagcaaataaaatattagttcgGAAAACAACACGCGTGCATGCATATATGCACTTGGGTATTTtgggtattaggtatatgtattataccgcTGCAATGTCCTGTCATGGAATCCGAGACGTTTaaggtttgtttttaaatcaaatttcacGAAAACATGAATACGTTACCGAGTTTCTCTCGTCTTGGTAGTTGTAGCGAATTatgttaatgtaataatatattattttaagtccgCCGCTGGACGAGACGACCTCGCGGCGTATACGGCTCGATCAGTCGCCAGCCACATGCAACTTACCGCCGAGAGGTCCAAAAGCCATCcgacaaatattaattgatataacaATAGTTTCATTATTGACAGGCCATAGTATTGTGTCGCCTAAACGTACACTTGCCATCGCATAGTCTGCCCAGACGCGGTCAATGTGCCAAACCGATGTGGGTACGGCGGAAAAAatgaactattttatttatcaaatttattgccatttcatattattgttactgcTTCGTTTTAAAGTCAATATAAAACCGATTGCAATGTCCAAACGCACTTGTCCGTATTATATCTGTGAAAGTTACCTATTTCATCGTGTCACTGATTATAATTTCggagcagtaaaaaaaaatattaaataatcataattatgttgctgttgtacattaattatatcaacgtaggtatatatgacGATATTGGTTTGACACTGTTTTTGGGAATCTGGTTttccagtattttttttaagtatatataacatttaggAAAGTtctattcaaagaaaaaaagcCCTTTAAGTCCTCGGGACTTCCATAAATGTCCACCCTCGCCATATATGTACTCGCTCatcaaacccccccccccccccaatattCCTTATATTCCTGACGAATACAGCGAATGGCTTACGACATACATATTGTTGTCATGCGGACGCAAACCCGAATTAAACACGCATCAAATGACATTgggaatctatattattatgtacaccgATTTCCCGTATGATACGCTTTTCCGGATATCAAGTCTCAGAATAAATgagtatgtacattatattattattttttgcatgATTTTTGGTATCGTcggtggaaaataatattatattctccttAACTCCTACCctcgttgttattataatattatatacgcgtgttCCGAGCTATTGTCGTTAATCATCCATGAATAATGATCATGTGTAACCATttaagtaaaaagaaaaaaatttaaaagaacgAAGAAGAAGAATAAGAATATGAGATATACTGCAGAATATGGTGCGCTGTAACTTTAATCGTATACGTGAGTGTTTTCCGTTTTTttcaggtatattttattataatgatactaaaaaaattcaggcgtttttaagaaatttatcaCCATATTTCCGTGGCGTTTGTACCACATTATACTCACAGTAAACGTATAAATACGAACAATAGTTTGAATTGATAATTTATGAATCCGACATTTTCCACTgcggtttaaaaataatattctttatgtgtatattatattgtatatgtaataCACGCGTAAGCAAAATGAAAATTGAGCTCTTTATGAATGCCCTGGGAACCTTACAATTTGTGTGACTTGTGCAGCgttgataataaatgtataaaaagcaaattacatttttacattacgCCATTGTCGTTGTTTAAACAACATTATGAAAATGTTGCCGCACCTACCTGGCTACACTAAATACGTATACGGTCGCTCGTCGatgaaattacttttgattCGATTAATCGgcgttacctatattatattttaccgatcgttataaaatgttgatttatgtCGATTGCGAGGTATGGCGAGAACGCGTGTTTTTAAATCGTCCGCTCCTAAAATacgtacattgtataatatgtatattgttatatatgaATACACGACTTGATATTTACAAGTGCGAGGTGATGACTTAAACAAACATACAATACGTCGAATAACAATTTATGTCATTACAACAAATCAATgtgtttgaataaatgtattgtgcTTACtgcttacaaaatatattacgcgCACAGGTACccataaataaaatcatttattatttatagcgaAAActcgataataattttatagcgTTTTTCGGAGACGCGTTTGACGACTTTGCTGAAGGCGATCGACTCCGTTTGTTTAGTGTAGAATTGTGCTTGatagataaatttgaaattttgtcaaattgcTCGCAACGATATTacaatagtaacaataatagttaCATAAAACGAATGGTCATCAtcgcacacaatattatttaatacctattacaatacaCACGCATCATTGCTGGTGATAATGATACCAATACGTAACATACCTCTACGTGGTATTACCTGTAGGCACGACGGCCGGTAATTTTTGCCAATAATCGctatagtaggtaataggtatattattaatacttggtgacgtattatagtatatatgcaCCTAGTAAGTAATAAGACCATTTTCCAAATCTGTTACGACACATTAGTAGGTATAGTGTTATGTCTCGATTTGTTTTCGCAACGGAGGTCGTTaagacattaattttatatataaaatcatatatgaTCTTTAATCGACATTGAATGTTGACTCTGAATCCGGAACACGGCGATGCCTCGTTTACGTAACTTATGGCCTGCGACAATCGTTTaatgtgtttgtttttcttATCAATTTATCGGGCGATCCGAACGCCGGGTTTGTAATCACAACGTAACCGTTGGGTGGTTAGTTCATCCGATAACAGAAAAATCAAAGGTCCCTCCCAAGTACACACTGTGTACGCGCCGTCggtttgatataaatatacgtCCCATCCGGTAAGTTAAATCAGTATTGTTCGAGACACCGTCAGCAGTGATACAGATAATATTACAGCTCACTGTAAGTTctcgtcgatataatattattatattttaacatttcatcTGTTCGACGTCGACCACACTACACACAACAAACAAAATGGTTGCCTGCAAAGTGATTTTGGCCGTCGCCGTCGTGTTCGTAGCTGCCGTTCaagtaagcataatattatattctcataatattataatgatatcgtcgaaaatactatacctacaacAGAGCAGCAATAACGCGGGATATGAGCATTGTTGTTGTTTCGTTTTTACTCTTAAACAATTTCTACGTCAGTTATACAAGTTTCGTTGTATATACGACGTCAGAGATgactattcatattattataatattatcatacaaaatatctGATAAAAAGTTCAAACGAAATCCAAAATAACCAACATTATTGTGTCGATTCAGGGTAGACCCGGTGGCGAACCCGAATGGGCTGCACCGATCTTTGCAGAATTAAAGTCCGTGTCCGATAACATAACCAATTTGGTCGGCCTCGACAACGCCGGTGAATACGCCACCGCTGCCAAGAACAATCTGAACGCTTTCGCCGAAAGTCTCAAAACCGAAGCTGCAGTGTTCAGTAAATCGGTAAGGCGAAActcgaaatattttaatcgaacgtttaatattatttcgtttacgTTATAATACGTTACTGACATTTTCGAAGCTTATGTTcttaacttgaatttttttttccgcgcAGTTTGAAGGAAAAGCCAGCGCGTCCGATGTTTTCAAGGAATCCACCAAGAACTTCCAAGCAGTCGTCGACACGTACATCAAGAACTTGCCCAAGGACCTCACTTTAAAGGACTTCACCGAGAAGAGCGAACAGGCACTCAAGTACATGGTAGAACATGGCACTGAAATCACCAAGAAAGCCCAAGGAAACACCGAGACTGAGAAGGAAATCAAAGAATTCTTTAAGAAACAAATCGAAAACCTCATTGGACAAGGCAAAGCCattcaagtaaataaaatacatatatttacagcatgcataatattatacatacatttaagatattgtttttatttgatcactaattaataaccgttttatttttatgattttaggcTAAAATCGCCGAAGCCAAGAAAGCCTAAGATGAACAAGTCTGAGGGACTGACACACGTTGTACCAACTATGTCAACCGAAACGTGATGTCAATGATGAAACTGACAGTTAATTTATTGctctttaattttataatattgtaatttatttcacctttacaaaatcaaatattaaattttacagattttatactttattggacctttgttattattttctcgACTGAAATATCGCCTATAAATAAACGATGAATCTGTTTCTGTGTAAAAGTAATAACGATAATGGTATCCCCCAACCTATGTTATAACTTTgggggaaaaataaaaaatttttaacatttattattactccTCGTGGactcaaacattatttttattttgaatttaaagtgTACGTATCTGCCATAATCAAATCGTAACGTATCTAAACACACCGATCGTTCTGATTAGTTCaccgtattatacataatacaacttaagaaaataatatttaaataaattggggtttaggtattttttagcaatacttataaatatattatacgtcacaAACATTGAATCGATATTAACGAAAAGTGGgaagttaaaataatgattataagtgataacatagcgtgaatcataattaatacaatttatacaattaattttgcgAAAATGTGTTCGTTGTGAGTAATGagtatgttataacaatatgtataagAAGCGCAGTTGAGTGGTGGCTAAACGTGTGGGAAAAAAcctgtttaaatatatataatataaatataaatattatcgtaaCAACATTATAACGTCCATACGAAATGCAAATCagagcttatattttatattgcggCCACCAAAACCGCTTATTATTTTTTGCGTagattttcgtaattttaccgaagtattataatgaattttttgtTGCTTAAATTTTTGCTCTTTCGTAAAAGCAGTTTCGGAcccattttttataaacataaatgtgATCTGAAACGtcagaaaaaaatgatattcgcatataatattataatataataatataatacaataacgatTCCTGacaaattacctttttttctccaagacgtattataatatacaattttatacggtttaatgaaaaataatggaCATTAAAACCCACTTAGGATCGAAAGACGTGAAAAAaagtatagttaaatataatattttaggttaaagagtaaaattcaaaataatatgtaagtctatataatgttatattatacgttttggCAAAATAAATGTTCGCGTTTCCTTACCTAAATTCTGACTAATGTCATATATTATGACTTACGAGTCTATACCATGAACTTATGACTGTAACTAGCTTAGTGTGCGATTTTGTCTGTCGAATTCGTCTTTGTGTGTgatgtattttcaatttcacgAGACCCAATCTCGAACATTAGCACTAAAAGCACTAGTTATTCGATGTTTTTGCTCTACAAGGTGAAAtctttaaatcattaatatgttttggttaaggggattcgatgccgtgattttctgtttttgtctaacacacgcgcgacatagtattttagacgtgttttttgtcaaacataccaattgatctaatgaagagataagaattctaaaaacagatttgaatttgtcatcaattCTAATCGACttccccacatttttgattttttgattttagcttctccaaaaattgaaaaacaaaaatgtttaaatactctttttttatatgactttttctggaatttaggggataatatcaaaaatgtgggaaagtcgatttcaagtaaaCTTGATgtcgaattcaaatctgtttacagaatttttatcgcttcattagatcaattagtatatttggcaaaaaaacgtctaaaatactatgtaacgcttgtgttagacgaaaacagaaaatcgcggtatcgaatccccttaataataGTAACCATGTTCATGAAAACCTCACAAAAATTggccagaaaaaaaaattattcgtatccagtccaaaaacatatttatgtttaaaaaaatatata
This portion of the Acyrthosiphon pisum isolate AL4f chromosome A1, pea_aphid_22Mar2018_4r6ur, whole genome shotgun sequence genome encodes:
- the LOC100158873 gene encoding uncharacterized protein LOC100158873 precursor; translation: MVACKVILAVAVVFVAAVQGRPGGEPEWAAPIFAELKSVSDNITNLVGLDNAGEYATAAKNNLNAFAESLKTEAAVFSKSFEGKASASDVFKESTKNFQAVVDTYIKNLPKDLTLKDFTEKSEQALKYMVEHGTEITKKAQGNTETEKEIKEFFKKQIENLIGQGKAIQAKIAEAKKA